A portion of the Segatella copri DSM 18205 genome contains these proteins:
- a CDS encoding Mrp/NBP35 family ATP-binding protein → MTLYPKLIEEALATVIYPGTKKNLIESEMLADTPSINGMKVKVVLLFPRDTDPFLKSTVKAAEAAIHYHISKDVEVEIVTEFKSAPRPEVGKMLPQVKNVIAVSSGKGGVGKSTVSANLAIALAKLGYKVGLLDTDIFGPSMPKMFGVEEERPYSVHKDGRDLIEPVEKYGVKLLSIGFFVSPTTATLWRGGMACSALKQLIADADWGELDYFILDTPPGTSDIHLTLLQTLSITGAVIVSTPQQVALADARKGIDMYQNDKVNVPILGLIENMAYFTPAELPENKYYIFGKEGCKNLAKEMNVPLLAQIPIVQSICEGGDDGAPAATKVDSITGQAFLSLAQSVVTVVNRRNAEKAPTKIVSTHK, encoded by the coding sequence ATGACATTATATCCAAAATTGATTGAAGAGGCGCTTGCTACGGTGATTTATCCAGGCACCAAGAAGAACCTCATAGAGAGCGAGATGCTGGCAGATACGCCTAGCATCAATGGTATGAAGGTGAAGGTGGTTCTTCTCTTTCCTCGTGATACGGATCCTTTCCTCAAGAGTACGGTGAAGGCGGCCGAGGCTGCCATCCATTATCATATTTCGAAAGATGTAGAGGTGGAAATCGTTACTGAGTTCAAGTCGGCTCCTCGTCCTGAGGTGGGCAAGATGCTGCCACAGGTGAAGAACGTCATTGCTGTAAGCTCTGGTAAGGGTGGAGTAGGCAAGAGCACCGTTTCTGCCAATCTCGCTATCGCCCTGGCTAAGTTGGGCTACAAGGTGGGTTTGCTCGATACGGATATCTTCGGTCCTTCCATGCCTAAGATGTTCGGTGTGGAGGAGGAGCGTCCTTATTCTGTTCACAAGGACGGCAGAGACCTCATCGAACCTGTCGAGAAATATGGCGTGAAGCTCCTGAGTATCGGTTTCTTCGTAAGTCCTACTACTGCTACTCTGTGGCGCGGTGGAATGGCTTGTTCTGCCCTGAAGCAGCTGATTGCTGATGCTGACTGGGGTGAGTTGGATTACTTTATCCTCGATACGCCTCCTGGCACAAGCGATATTCATCTTACGCTGCTCCAGACGCTTTCCATTACGGGTGCAGTTATCGTAAGTACGCCTCAGCAGGTGGCGCTTGCCGATGCGAGAAAGGGTATTGACATGTATCAGAATGATAAGGTGAATGTGCCTATCCTCGGACTAATCGAGAACATGGCTTACTTTACGCCTGCCGAGCTGCCTGAGAACAAGTATTATATCTTTGGTAAGGAGGGTTGCAAGAACCTCGCCAAGGAAATGAATGTGCCTCTGCTCGCCCAGATTCCTATCGTTCAGAGCATCTGCGAGGGTGGTGATGATGGTGCGCCTGCTGCTACCAAGGTTGATTCCATTACCGGTCAGGCATTCCTTAGCCTTGCCCAAAGCGTAGTAACGGTGGTGAACCGCAGAAATGCCGAGAAGGCTCCAACCAAGATTGTTAGTACACACAAGTAG
- a CDS encoding carbohydrate kinase family protein gives METKNLNTKYCVGLGEILFDVLPSGSQLGGAPANFAYHAGQHGLHSVAVSAIGKDALGDTALRILDEKKLKYVMPVVDYPTGTVQVQLDKEGVPTYDIKQGVAWDNIPFTSDIREIAVNAGAVCWGSLAQRSEVSRKTIYTFLDHTPEDCLKIFDINLRQNFYTPEVITESLKRCNVLKINDEELITIGRLFGYPGLDIENKCWLILGKYNLDMLVLTCGVNGSYVFAPGVKSFQETPKVEVADTVGAGDSFTGTFCASILKGKSIQEAHELAVKVSAYVCTQNGAMPQIPEEYTR, from the coding sequence ATGGAAACAAAGAATTTAAATACAAAATATTGTGTAGGTTTGGGTGAGATACTTTTTGATGTTCTCCCTAGTGGTTCTCAACTCGGCGGTGCTCCTGCCAACTTTGCTTACCACGCTGGTCAGCACGGCTTGCATTCTGTAGCCGTCAGTGCGATAGGTAAGGATGCCTTGGGCGATACAGCCCTTCGTATTCTCGATGAGAAGAAGTTGAAGTATGTAATGCCAGTGGTAGATTATCCTACCGGTACCGTTCAGGTGCAGCTCGACAAGGAGGGCGTTCCTACTTACGATATCAAGCAGGGTGTAGCTTGGGATAATATCCCGTTCACCAGTGATATCAGGGAGATTGCTGTCAATGCTGGAGCTGTATGCTGGGGTTCTCTGGCTCAGCGCAGTGAGGTTAGCCGTAAGACCATCTATACGTTTCTCGATCATACTCCAGAGGATTGTCTGAAGATCTTCGACATCAATCTTCGTCAGAACTTCTATACTCCTGAGGTGATTACCGAGAGCTTGAAGCGCTGCAATGTGTTGAAAATCAACGATGAGGAGTTGATTACCATCGGCCGTCTCTTTGGTTATCCAGGTTTGGATATCGAGAACAAGTGCTGGCTGATTCTCGGCAAGTATAATCTCGATATGCTCGTGCTGACCTGTGGCGTGAACGGCAGCTATGTCTTTGCTCCGGGTGTGAAGTCATTCCAGGAGACTCCAAAGGTTGAGGTGGCTGATACAGTAGGTGCAGGCGACAGCTTTACCGGTACATTCTGTGCCAGCATTCTGAAGGGCAAGAGCATTCAGGAGGCTCACGAACTTGCCGTAAAGGTAAGTGCCTACGTTTGTACCCAGAATGGAGCGATGCCTCAGATTCCTGAGGAATACACCCGTTAA
- a CDS encoding glycosyl hydrolase 115 family protein: protein MKYKKIILGVALALACFSSLNANALTETKVKKTETQTAAPNVYWTDGYGRVSYTTNSIISPVVKIALKEFAGDMKAVTGFDAKEKSGAPIQIYQLDQLTNKEFSAVEKLGAPLHLIITAKDAFYIGTRKGKLIVIGSNARGTAYAIMKLSELAGVSPLAAWNDLQPAQRKSLYTPVDQQWIEVPRIEFRGLALNNSQWMKPQNYSRIARLMLRLRANTLWQVDGRHEAAYNKAVVDSFDICVAENYKVTEFVGKKHKKKHRKTIENVKLVCSDAQMEMSNLSPGLLLEMLNSKDYLESKNAQHGKSHRSAAHNDEDCAWIANITNPKQSTFQLAMMMNLAWNKNALKAGCKTYIQNTLNAFFGAITGKKIMPLMEEYYRLTSIRHSAYMAMPYGDTEFHSGEFGNELERFLYRYDLLKAKTESIERMLPQNQKDGFFEVVKYPIFLAAFVAEKELEAQEARHIARPGLFNKDDEAKAAAAVSIDAYNKLKQLNAYYSRIRNGKWKNFILTNGTEMQAPQIPGTLPAADIKRLKADAFDRSNDLKPLSVVIGDIIAKNAYEWSKATESPLAQAAVKGAEKITVRPLLGHSSKAVKLPKGASLSYDFYCDKSGDARFTIAVIPCFLNAVKNMRVSVSIDRGEPVICQLKEVYNSKDWKFDLWRGQTLKSFYVTLPGGSHNVTIKALDDNVMIDQWVLDYDVDREYYVFPVAK, encoded by the coding sequence ATGAAATATAAAAAGATTATATTAGGCGTAGCCTTGGCTCTGGCCTGCTTCTCTAGCCTGAATGCCAACGCGCTGACCGAAACCAAAGTGAAGAAGACGGAAACTCAGACCGCAGCACCCAACGTTTACTGGACCGACGGCTACGGAAGAGTATCTTATACCACCAACTCTATCATTTCGCCGGTAGTAAAAATTGCCCTCAAGGAGTTTGCGGGCGATATGAAAGCCGTAACCGGATTCGATGCGAAAGAAAAATCAGGTGCTCCGATACAGATTTACCAGCTCGACCAGCTCACCAACAAGGAGTTTTCGGCAGTAGAAAAACTCGGTGCGCCGCTGCATCTTATTATCACCGCAAAGGATGCTTTCTACATAGGTACGAGGAAAGGGAAACTCATCGTTATCGGAAGCAACGCCCGCGGAACGGCTTACGCCATCATGAAACTCTCTGAGCTGGCTGGCGTTTCGCCTCTGGCGGCATGGAACGACCTGCAGCCTGCTCAGCGCAAGAGCCTCTATACACCTGTAGACCAGCAGTGGATAGAGGTTCCGAGAATAGAATTCAGAGGACTTGCCCTGAACAACAGCCAGTGGATGAAACCGCAGAACTACAGCCGCATCGCCCGATTGATGCTGCGCCTGAGAGCCAATACGCTGTGGCAGGTAGACGGCAGACACGAGGCTGCTTACAACAAGGCTGTGGTAGACAGTTTCGATATCTGCGTGGCGGAAAACTACAAGGTGACGGAGTTCGTGGGCAAGAAGCACAAGAAGAAACACCGCAAAACCATCGAGAATGTGAAGCTGGTATGCTCGGATGCACAGATGGAGATGAGCAACCTCTCGCCGGGCCTGCTGCTCGAAATGCTCAACAGCAAGGATTATCTGGAGAGCAAGAATGCCCAGCACGGCAAATCGCACCGCTCTGCCGCTCACAACGACGAAGACTGTGCCTGGATAGCCAACATTACCAATCCGAAGCAGTCAACCTTCCAGCTAGCCATGATGATGAACCTGGCGTGGAATAAAAACGCCCTGAAAGCAGGTTGCAAGACGTATATCCAGAACACTCTCAACGCATTCTTTGGCGCCATTACAGGCAAGAAAATCATGCCTCTGATGGAAGAATATTACCGCCTTACCAGCATCCGCCATTCCGCTTATATGGCGATGCCTTACGGCGATACTGAGTTTCATTCAGGCGAATTCGGCAACGAACTGGAGCGTTTCCTCTACCGCTACGATCTGCTGAAGGCGAAGACTGAATCCATCGAACGCATGCTGCCTCAGAACCAGAAAGACGGTTTCTTCGAGGTAGTGAAATATCCGATATTCCTAGCTGCCTTCGTAGCCGAAAAGGAGCTGGAGGCACAGGAAGCAAGACACATCGCCCGTCCGGGGCTGTTTAATAAAGACGATGAGGCAAAGGCTGCAGCGGCTGTGAGCATCGATGCTTACAACAAACTGAAGCAGCTCAATGCCTACTACAGTCGCATCAGAAACGGCAAATGGAAGAATTTCATCCTTACCAACGGTACAGAGATGCAGGCTCCGCAGATTCCGGGCACACTGCCTGCTGCCGACATCAAGCGGCTGAAAGCAGATGCCTTCGACCGCAGCAACGATCTCAAGCCGCTCTCTGTAGTTATCGGTGACATCATTGCCAAGAATGCCTACGAATGGAGCAAGGCTACCGAATCGCCGCTTGCCCAGGCTGCCGTAAAAGGAGCCGAGAAGATTACCGTCCGTCCGCTGTTAGGTCACAGCAGCAAGGCTGTGAAATTGCCGAAGGGAGCCAGTCTGAGCTATGATTTCTACTGCGACAAGAGCGGTGATGCGCGTTTCACCATCGCCGTTATTCCTTGCTTCCTCAACGCTGTAAAGAACATGAGGGTGAGTGTGAGCATAGACCGTGGCGAACCGGTAATCTGCCAGCTGAAGGAGGTTTACAACTCAAAGGACTGGAAGTTTGACCTGTGGCGCGGACAGACGCTGAAGAGCTTCTACGTTACGCTGCCTGGCGGCAGTCACAACGTAACCATCAAGGCTTTAGACGATAATGTGATGATTGACCAGTGGGTTCTGGATTACGATGTAGACAGAGAATATTACGTATTCCCCGTTGCAAAATAA
- a CDS encoding DUF4980 domain-containing protein — MKKIFISALVALCGFTASYAQQASFLSNNHCLYRISQERQNQKCLLLPVQENAEIANIKVIADNKQVKAFNVKLAKDHVDYYVPLYMDEFAGLKGLALDIHVNGDYSKEGLNALTCWENMKFSDSFDMKNREQYRPVFHHTPVYGWMNDPNGMFYKDGVWNLYFQYNPYGSQWENMTWGHSTSTDLIHWKFQGAPIQPDAIGTIFSGSAVVDKNNTAGLGKGAVVALYTSAGENQTQSMAYSTDNGKTFTKYAGNPIITSTVPDFRDPHMFWNEDIKKWNMIMAVGQHMEIYSSDNLKDWKYESSFGEKYGNHGGVWECPDLMKMKVRGTDKEKWMLICNINPGGPFGGSATQYFIGDFDGHKFTCESKPEVTKWMDYGKDHYATVTFDNAPEGRRVAIAWMSNWQYANLVPTQQYRSGNSIPRDLGLFEYKGETYCSVVPSPEMTAARSKKAGKKLTESCEMVVNLKGNATITLSNDKGEKVVMNYDAKAETFSMDRTKSGKVDFSKDFAAVTKAPTYGNISQLRIFIDKSSIEALDAYGKMSMTNLVFPSKPYNKVTVKGKGKYQVYDIK, encoded by the coding sequence ATGAAAAAGATATTTATTTCGGCGCTTGTCGCTCTTTGCGGTTTCACCGCCAGTTATGCCCAGCAGGCTTCCTTCTTGAGCAATAACCACTGTCTCTACCGCATCAGCCAGGAGAGGCAGAACCAGAAGTGTCTCTTGCTTCCTGTGCAGGAAAATGCAGAGATAGCCAATATTAAGGTGATTGCCGACAACAAGCAGGTGAAAGCCTTCAATGTGAAGTTGGCTAAAGATCACGTAGATTATTACGTGCCTCTCTATATGGATGAGTTTGCCGGTTTGAAGGGCCTGGCTCTCGATATCCATGTAAACGGCGATTATAGCAAGGAGGGTTTGAACGCCCTCACTTGCTGGGAGAACATGAAGTTCTCTGATTCTTTCGATATGAAGAATCGTGAACAGTATCGCCCAGTTTTCCATCACACTCCTGTTTACGGATGGATGAACGACCCAAATGGTATGTTCTATAAGGATGGCGTATGGAATCTCTATTTCCAGTATAATCCTTACGGATCACAGTGGGAGAATATGACCTGGGGACATTCTACATCTACCGACTTGATACATTGGAAGTTCCAGGGTGCCCCTATCCAGCCAGATGCAATTGGTACCATTTTCAGCGGTTCTGCCGTTGTGGATAAGAATAATACCGCTGGTTTGGGCAAGGGTGCTGTTGTGGCTCTCTACACTTCGGCTGGTGAGAACCAGACACAGAGCATGGCTTACAGTACAGATAACGGCAAGACCTTTACAAAATATGCAGGAAATCCGATCATCACCAGTACTGTGCCAGACTTCCGTGACCCACACATGTTCTGGAACGAGGACATCAAGAAATGGAATATGATCATGGCGGTTGGTCAGCACATGGAAATCTATTCTTCAGATAACTTGAAGGACTGGAAATACGAAAGCTCTTTTGGTGAGAAGTATGGCAACCATGGCGGTGTCTGGGAATGCCCAGACTTGATGAAGATGAAGGTTCGTGGCACCGATAAGGAGAAGTGGATGCTCATCTGCAACATCAATCCTGGTGGTCCGTTCGGAGGTTCTGCTACCCAGTATTTCATCGGTGATTTCGACGGTCATAAGTTTACTTGCGAGAGCAAGCCTGAGGTAACCAAGTGGATGGATTACGGAAAGGATCATTACGCTACAGTTACCTTTGATAACGCACCAGAAGGTCGCCGCGTGGCTATCGCCTGGATGAGCAACTGGCAGTATGCCAACCTGGTTCCTACCCAGCAGTACCGTTCAGGCAACTCTATTCCTCGCGACTTAGGTCTCTTCGAGTATAAGGGTGAAACTTATTGCAGCGTGGTTCCATCTCCAGAGATGACAGCAGCAAGAAGCAAGAAGGCAGGCAAGAAACTTACAGAGTCTTGCGAGATGGTTGTGAATCTGAAGGGAAATGCTACTATCACTTTGAGCAACGACAAGGGCGAGAAGGTAGTGATGAACTACGATGCCAAGGCAGAAACCTTCTCAATGGATAGAACCAAGAGCGGTAAGGTGGATTTCAGCAAGGACTTCGCTGCAGTCACCAAGGCTCCAACCTATGGAAATATCAGCCAGCTGCGCATCTTCATCGACAAGAGCAGCATCGAGGCACTGGATGCTTACGGCAAGATGTCCATGACCAATCTCGTGTTCCCAAGCAAGCCTTACAACAAGGTTACTGTAAAGGGAAAGGGTAAGTATCAGGTTTACGACATCAAGTAA
- a CDS encoding branched-chain amino acid aminotransferase, with protein MKDLDWSNLSFGYRQTDYNVRCYYRDGKWGEIEVCSDEYLKLHMAATCLHYGQEAFEGLKAYRCPDGKVRVFRMDENAKRLQSTCRGILMPEVPTEMFEEMVKKVVRLNQEWIPTYESGATLYIRPLLIGTSAQVGVHPSKEYCFLIFVTPVGPYFKGGFSTNPYVIIRDFDRSAPLGTGIYKVGGNYAASLRANNIAHEKGYACEFYLDAKEKKYMDECGAANFFGIKNNTYVTPKSTSILPSITNKSLMQLAEDLGMKVERRQIPEDELDTFEEAGACGTAAVISPISYIDDLDTGKRYNFGEKPGPVSKHLYDTLRGIQYGTIEDKHGWTTVVIE; from the coding sequence ATGAAAGACTTAGATTGGTCTAATTTGTCATTTGGCTATCGCCAGACTGACTACAATGTTCGCTGTTACTATCGCGACGGCAAATGGGGCGAAATAGAAGTTTGCTCTGATGAGTATTTGAAATTGCACATGGCTGCAACCTGTCTGCACTATGGTCAGGAGGCATTCGAGGGCTTGAAGGCTTATCGTTGCCCAGACGGTAAGGTGCGCGTGTTCCGTATGGACGAGAACGCTAAGCGCTTGCAGAGCACATGTCGCGGCATTCTGATGCCAGAGGTGCCTACAGAAATGTTCGAGGAAATGGTGAAAAAGGTGGTTCGCCTCAACCAGGAGTGGATTCCTACCTACGAGAGTGGTGCTACGCTCTATATCCGTCCGCTGCTCATCGGTACAAGTGCTCAGGTGGGTGTTCATCCTTCTAAGGAGTATTGCTTCCTTATCTTCGTAACTCCAGTAGGTCCATACTTCAAGGGTGGATTCTCTACCAACCCATACGTCATCATCCGTGATTTCGACCGTTCTGCTCCTCTCGGAACAGGTATCTATAAGGTAGGTGGAAACTATGCTGCTTCTCTCAGAGCCAACAATATCGCTCACGAGAAGGGTTATGCATGCGAGTTCTATCTCGACGCCAAGGAGAAGAAATACATGGATGAGTGTGGTGCTGCCAACTTCTTCGGAATCAAGAATAATACATACGTTACTCCTAAGAGTACATCTATCCTCCCTTCTATCACCAACAAGAGTCTGATGCAGTTGGCTGAGGATCTCGGTATGAAGGTGGAGCGCCGTCAGATTCCTGAGGATGAGCTGGATACTTTCGAGGAGGCTGGTGCTTGCGGTACTGCTGCCGTAATCAGTCCTATCAGCTACATTGATGACTTGGATACAGGCAAGCGCTACAACTTCGGTGAGAAGCCAGGTCCTGTCTCTAAGCACCTGTATGATACGCTTCGCGGAATCCAGTATGGTACTATTGAGGACAAGCATGGTTGGACAACCGTAGTTATTGAGTAA
- a CDS encoding MFS transporter: protein MNKSSKLSIIPVMLCFFAMGFVDLVGIASNYVKEDLNLNDATANLFPSLVFFWFLIFSVPTGILMNKIGRKKTVLLSLLVTVISLLLPIFGENFELMLVSFSLLGIGNALMQTSLNPLVSVVTSGRNLASTLTFGQFVKAIASFLAPYIAMWGAMASIPTFGLGWRILFPIYMVIGIAATFFLAGTPIEEEKNEGKASGFGECFKLLGKPIVLLSFIGIMCHVGIDVGTNTTAPKILMERLGWTLNEAAFATSLYFIFRTIGCFTGTVFLRMMKTRTFFVISVVMMALSMIGMWVGESKTMLYIAIALVGYGNSNVFSMIFSQALLAMPDKKNEVSGLMIMGLFGGTVFPLIMGFASDAMGQAGAVAVMAVGVVYLFTYIRKL, encoded by the coding sequence ATGAATAAATCATCAAAGTTATCAATCATCCCGGTGATGCTCTGTTTCTTCGCCATGGGATTTGTAGATTTGGTAGGTATTGCCTCCAACTACGTAAAGGAAGATCTCAACCTCAATGATGCAACAGCCAATCTGTTCCCATCGCTGGTATTCTTCTGGTTTCTCATCTTCTCGGTTCCTACGGGAATCCTGATGAATAAGATAGGTAGAAAGAAGACAGTACTCCTGTCTTTGCTCGTTACTGTTATCTCACTCCTTTTGCCCATCTTTGGCGAAAACTTTGAGCTGATGCTCGTGTCGTTCTCATTGCTCGGCATCGGAAATGCCTTGATGCAGACCTCCCTGAACCCTCTGGTTTCGGTGGTGACATCAGGTCGGAACCTGGCTTCCACATTGACCTTCGGTCAGTTTGTCAAGGCGATAGCTTCCTTCCTGGCTCCATACATCGCTATGTGGGGCGCCATGGCAAGCATTCCTACCTTCGGTTTGGGCTGGAGAATCCTCTTCCCAATCTATATGGTTATCGGAATCGCAGCTACCTTCTTCCTGGCTGGTACACCTATCGAGGAGGAGAAGAACGAGGGTAAGGCATCTGGTTTCGGCGAATGCTTCAAGTTGCTCGGCAAACCTATCGTGCTGCTTTCCTTCATCGGTATCATGTGCCATGTAGGCATTGATGTAGGTACCAATACCACAGCTCCTAAAATTCTGATGGAGCGTCTGGGATGGACGCTGAACGAGGCTGCCTTCGCTACATCGCTCTACTTCATCTTCCGTACCATCGGATGCTTCACCGGTACCGTTTTCCTCCGCATGATGAAGACCCGCACTTTCTTCGTTATCAGCGTAGTGATGATGGCTCTGAGTATGATAGGCATGTGGGTAGGCGAGAGCAAGACGATGCTTTATATCGCCATCGCCCTGGTGGGATATGGCAACTCTAACGTGTTCTCCATGATTTTCTCTCAGGCACTTCTAGCTATGCCTGATAAGAAGAACGAAGTGAGTGGACTGATGATCATGGGACTCTTCGGTGGTACCGTCTTCCCGTTGATTATGGGCTTTGCCAGTGATGCTATGGGGCAGGCTGGTGCTGTGGCTGTCATGGCAGTTGGTGTAGTTTATCTCTTCACTTATATCCGCAAGTTATAA
- a CDS encoding RagB/SusD family nutrient uptake outer membrane protein: MKKLYTMVLAAALVGTFTSCDDFLDYTPTAVVDEDKAFSEPDKMVNSAYAMLGDCWYSYPFNLWPYGDLSSDDCLKGGGGTGDTGYHDVEIWTTLTSTKGELDELWYRLYCAVSRCNRALVSLQQNGESTLGAEVTKQREAEVRFLRAHFYFKLLSMYRQIPWIDEKVYEDKTTESTSNTQFTYEELWQKVIADFQTAYDVLPAKQKDGGRVNKIAAAGYLAKCYLTIAWGDGYEATNGVDHINKEYMQKVVDYTDVVKNSDYGYMADFGDIFLPDNKNNKESVFAVQASDYSEDHTAFGRANWSNMLNGCWGIWSCGWDFHKPSQNLVNAFKTKNGLPEFDDYNKTCDYPVNGKPNSQKWDPRLFHTVGMPTFPYKYESEYTMTTANSRTPNVYGYYTSLKEVPQRSKGETFNGSWQAFAMNDYVLRYSDIMLMRAEALIELDHLAEARTIINDIRQRAKNSVDKHIDYAKAQCDIALYPESYFQDKETARKCLRWERRLEMAMENGRFFDLRRWGVASETLNKYFASEQNDKYGEQTYAQYLKDAKFTPGKNEFYPVPYNQLYYVPGLYKQNKGYE, encoded by the coding sequence ATGAAAAAGTTATATACAATGGTGCTTGCAGCAGCACTGGTAGGAACATTCACCAGTTGTGATGATTTCCTGGATTACACCCCAACAGCTGTGGTTGATGAAGACAAGGCTTTCAGCGAGCCAGACAAGATGGTAAACAGTGCCTATGCAATGTTGGGCGACTGTTGGTATTCTTACCCATTCAACCTTTGGCCATACGGTGACCTTTCTTCAGACGATTGCTTGAAGGGTGGCGGTGGCACCGGTGACACCGGTTATCACGATGTGGAGATCTGGACTACCTTGACCTCTACTAAGGGCGAACTCGACGAGTTATGGTATCGTCTCTATTGTGCCGTTTCCCGTTGCAACCGTGCCTTGGTTTCTTTGCAACAGAATGGTGAGAGCACACTGGGTGCTGAGGTAACCAAGCAGCGTGAGGCTGAGGTTCGCTTTCTCCGTGCTCATTTCTATTTCAAGTTACTTAGCATGTATCGTCAGATTCCTTGGATAGACGAGAAGGTTTATGAGGATAAAACAACAGAGAGCACATCAAACACTCAGTTTACTTACGAGGAATTGTGGCAGAAGGTGATAGCCGACTTCCAGACAGCATACGATGTACTTCCTGCTAAGCAGAAGGATGGCGGTCGTGTCAACAAGATTGCTGCCGCAGGTTATCTGGCTAAGTGTTATCTTACCATTGCCTGGGGTGATGGTTATGAGGCAACCAATGGCGTTGACCATATTAATAAGGAGTATATGCAGAAGGTAGTAGATTACACCGATGTTGTAAAGAATTCAGACTATGGTTACATGGCAGACTTCGGCGACATCTTCCTGCCAGACAATAAGAACAACAAGGAGTCTGTCTTTGCCGTACAGGCTTCCGACTATAGCGAGGACCATACCGCCTTCGGACGTGCCAACTGGTCTAATATGCTGAATGGCTGTTGGGGTATTTGGTCTTGCGGATGGGATTTCCACAAGCCTTCACAGAACCTGGTGAATGCCTTCAAGACCAAGAACGGACTTCCTGAGTTTGATGACTACAACAAGACTTGTGATTATCCTGTAAACGGTAAGCCTAATAGTCAGAAATGGGATCCACGTTTGTTCCATACAGTAGGAATGCCTACCTTCCCATATAAATATGAGTCAGAATACACGATGACTACAGCCAACTCTCGTACGCCAAACGTTTATGGTTACTATACCTCTCTGAAGGAAGTACCACAGCGTTCTAAGGGTGAAACATTCAATGGCTCTTGGCAGGCGTTTGCGATGAACGACTATGTGCTCCGTTATAGCGACATCATGTTGATGCGCGCTGAGGCTTTGATAGAGTTGGACCATCTGGCTGAGGCTCGTACCATCATCAACGATATCCGTCAGAGAGCCAAGAATTCTGTGGATAAGCATATCGATTATGCCAAGGCTCAGTGTGATATTGCCCTTTATCCGGAGTCTTATTTCCAGGATAAGGAGACGGCAAGAAAGTGCCTGCGCTGGGAACGTCGTCTGGAGATGGCGATGGAGAACGGCCGTTTCTTCGACCTGCGCCGCTGGGGCGTTGCTTCTGAGACATTGAACAAGTATTTTGCATCAGAGCAGAACGATAAGTATGGAGAGCAGACATACGCTCAATACCTGAAGGATGCCAAGTTTACTCCAGGCAAGAACGAGTTCTATCCGGTTCCATATAACCAGCTGTATTACGTTCCTGGTCTGTATAAGCAGAATAAGGGATACGAGTAA